tttttgagtcggagtcttgctctgttgcccaggctggagtacagaggcgtgatcttggctcactgcaacctccgccttccgagttcaagcgattctcatgcctcagcctcccaagtagctgggactacaggtgcctgccaccacgcctggctaatttttatacatttttagtagagacagtgtttcactatgttggccaggctggtctcgaactcctgacctcaggtgatccacccgccttggcttcccaaagtactgggattacaggcatgagccaccacgccggccaCTGTCTGAACTCTTGGTATGTttgaatcctcacaaccacccagttattttcccttttttccagAAAGATACAACTTGCTGGGGTAaagcagagctggaattcaaacccaagGGCCCCGACCCCCGAGTCCAATTCTGAGTTTCGGCTGTTACCAACCTGGAGGACCCTGGGCAGGTTCCTTCCTTCTGAGGCCTCGGTTTCCCTAGCTATATACCATGAGGGGGTTGGACTTTAAGATGCAGCTGATTTCCCAGGACTCTGTCATCTGTGAGGGTGGCTGGCTCTAGGCAACGGGTGCCCTTTCCCAGAACACAGGCACATGTGCACCCATAACCCAGATACGCTCCTCCAGCTCCTCCACCGGCTGCTTCTCCCTTGGTCTCAAGCTGGCAGCCGAGTGTATCTGAGTCATGGGCTGGCTCAGAACTGGGTCCCGCAGTGGGCACAGGCCCAGACCTTGAGTCCTCAGGGACACTGTGTTGCTGAGCAAGGCAGCTCTGGAGTGGCCGTGGAGGGGAGGGAGTGATGGTTTCTACTGGAGACCAGGGAAGACTTCTTGGAGGAGGCATTTTGAGCTGGTCCTTGAAGGGCTGTTGTGGTTGAGGCATTCTAGGTTGCAGGGATAGTTGAGCAATGGCAGAAAGGCTGGAAAGTCAGaggcttcattcattcactcactcagtcattcaacaaatgcttatcGCAAAACTGTGAGGGCACCAGGGAGCCAGCAGCGAACACAGGACCGTTCACCTTTCATGGGGAAACAGAACAGCACTCAGATAAGCACAGCAGTCAATCCTGGAGAGAGGGTCGTGGAGGGCTGAGGAGGGCTAGGGGCTCAGCACAGAGGCCTGATCCAGTCTGGGGCATTGGGTGGGCTCCCGGTGGTGACATCCATACTGAGACTTGAAGGATGAGTGGGACTCATccaggaggagagaagggaaggaagatggGAGGACCCagcacattccaggcagagacaGCAGCATGTTCAAAGGGCCTGAGGTAGGTAAAGGCAGGtgtgagagaggaaaggaagaggcagggaggcagggctagctaggaggcaggggctggagacTCCGCTGGGTGTTTTATCCTGAGGGAGCCACAGAAGGGCTGGCGAACAGGGCCCATCTGGGGACAGAGGCCTTGAATGCCCAACTCAGGAATGTGGGCTCTGGCCACTAAGCAGCTGCTGCAGGAAGTGCAGAGACTCGGCACCTGGCAGGACTTCCCATGTAGGACACTGGCTCGCCACCCTGTGACCACCCTAAGCCTAGAAAAAAGGATGCAGTACTAAGGTGTCATTCATTCAAAGCCATTCCTCTTTTGGTATCCACCCATTTTCCAGACGGtgacactgaggctcaggaagcAGTAGGGACTCGCACAAAGCCCTTTGGGAAGCAGGCTGGGAAACAGTAGAGGGAGGGTGTCCATTAGCCCCAAGGAGACACAGGATCTGGGCTCTGTCTTTCGCCTTCCTCCCAGAATACGCTGCCATCAACTCCATGCTGGACCAGATCAACTCCTGTCTGGACCACCTGGAGGAGAAGAATGACCACCTCCACGCCCGCCTCCAGGAGCTGCTGGAGTCCAACCGGCAGACACGCCTGGAGTTCCAGCAGCAGCTCGGGGAGGCCCCCAGTGATGCCAGCCCCTAGGCTCCAAGAGCCCCCAACCGGGACCCAACCCTGCCTCCCTGGGCTAGGCTCTGGCCTGGGCACTCACCCCCTGGCTAAGACACCTTCTCAAGGGCTGGCCTTCAGGGACCCCTGGTgggtctgcctgcctgggccacccttcctgcctgggcctccccttGGCCTACCTGGGCCAGCCCCCACCGCCTGGCATGCCCTCCTGGGGCCAAGAGTGGGCCTGCAACCCACCCACTTGCCTGCCCACCCAACTCCTGGGCACTCCCCACTCTGCCCAGGCCTTGAGTGTCCACATTAAATGGGTCTCCCACACCGCTGTGCCTCTCTCCTCTGTATCCCAGGACGAGAACCCCAGCAGCTGCTGGAGGCGAACAGGACCGTCTAGGTGTTCAGGTGTTGATCATGTACTGGCGGCTCAGAGGCCAGGTGGTGGGGCTGGGGTTCTTGGTCACCTGTACTTCTGGACACACAAGGTGCAGGTGAGGGCAGGGCTTCCTCCCTACCTGGTACATTCCTGGCCAGCAGCTGCTTCCTAGCCCAGAAGCCCGGTTGAGACTGTTGGacatgctgtgtgaccttgtgtgATGCTCTCAGCCTCTCTGGGTACTAGGGCCTTTCACCAAGACAGCCAACATGCTAAGACATGCTATGCAGCCTCAGCATTGCCCTCCCACTCTTGGCCTGTCTCCCCAATAACAGGGTTGGTCTGGTCGTTTATCTCTATGGGTCTTTCTAATGAGGAAATAGCAGAAGTAAAGGGCCAACTCAGCCCAGGCCCCATCCACCCATGAGTCATCTTAGGGTCGCCTGACCAGGAAGGTGGGGTGCCTGCTAGTGAACCAAGAAGAGAACCAGAGGGCCTGAGCAGCAAGGAGCCCACTCCTGCACTCCAAAGGGTGCAGCTGGAGAGACAGGCCAGCATGGATCGGAGAGCTCAGGCCCAGGTCAAATCCCAGCCACTTACCAACTGCATGGCCTTCAGCAAGTCACTTGACCTTGCTAGGCCTCCAGCCAAAGGAACTTCCCCAGCTCTGATACGTTATTAAGAGGGAAACGGccacacacagtggctcacacctataatcccagcagtttggaatgCCACGGTGGgcggattgctcgagcccaggaatttgagaccagcctgggcaacatggtgaaacaccatttctaccaagaacataagaaaaattagccgggcgtgatggcatacgcctgtggtcccagctacttgggaagttgaggtgggaggatggcttaagcctgggaggcagaggttgcagtgagccgagactggcaccactgtactccagtctgaacaacagagccagaccccgcctcaaaaaaataaaaattagccatgtgcggtagctcacacctgtagtcttagcactttgggaggccaaggcaggtggatcatttaaggtcaggagttcaagaccagccttgccaacatggcgaaaccctgtctatactaaaaatacaaaaagttgggcatggtggtttgcgcctgtaatcccagctactcaggaggctgaggtaggagaatcacttgaacctgggaggtggaggtttcagtgagctgagatcgggtcattgcactccaccctgagagacacagcgagactccatctcaaaaaataaataaacattaaaattaattttttttttttttttgagatggagtcacctaggctggagtgcaatggcatgatctcagctcactgcaacctctgcctcccaggttgaagcgattctcctgcctcactgtctcagcctcccgagtagctgggattacaggtgcgtgccaccatgcctggctaattgtatttttagtagagacgggatttctccatgttagccaggctgatctcaaactcctgacctcacgtgatccgcccacctcagcctcccaaagtgctgggattataggcatgagccaccccgcctggctcaaaaattaaattttttttttttgagatggagtctcactcttttgcccaagctggagtgcacaggcatgatctcggctcactgcaacctccacctcccgggttcaagcaattctccctgcctcagcctcccgagtagctgggattacaggcacctgccacaacacccagttaatttttgtattttttagtggagatggtttcgccatgttggtcaggctggttttgaactcctgacctcaggtgatccacccgcctcagcttcccaaagtgctgggattacaggtgtgagccaccgcacctcacctaaaaatttttttaaaagagggaaaCCAAAGTTCAGACAGGTGAAGTGCCTCGTGATCCAGAGTACCTGGTTCCCAGGGAGCCTGTCTGGCCTTCTGGTTCTGCCACCTGGCCCAGAGAGGCCGGGTGCTGGCTGAGAGTTGGCTGGGGTGCCCCCTTCCCCATCCACCCAGACAGAAGTACTGGTGGGAACTGCACAGCCAAACTACCTTGTTTTATTGGATTTTGAGTAAAAACATGAACCATGTCAAAGTTTCCAGGCAGACTCCTAAAAAGCATTAGCAGATCTGGACCCAGGCAGGCGGGGAACAGGAAGGTCCCTCTATCAGGTTTTGAGGCGGGTTGAGCGCCGAGGTAGTGGGGGCTGGGAGGGTCGAGCCGTCACCTTGCTGGGTGTTTTGTCCTGGGTGTTGGGCTGGGAGGGTGGGCGGCCGCTGGAGGTGAACAGGGCTGTCAAAGCGTTCCGGGCGTTGATTGCGCACCGGCGGCTCACAGGTCgggtggtggggctggggttCTTGGCCGCCTTGTATTTCTGGATACAGAAGGTGCAGGTAAGGTCAGGGTCTCCTCCCTACATGGTAGCTACTGGCCAGCAGCTACTTCCCCAGCTCTGGCTGAGACAGTATTAGTGTGCTCTGTGACCCTGCGTGATGCACTCGGCCTCTCTGGGCCAAGGCTCTGGAGCTAACAGCCTGGCACTCAGCATCCCCTTGAACAATAAGAGCCCAACCCCACCCCAGCTCTAATTCTCTCCCTGTTGGTGCAGGGGTGGTGCCTGGGGGTTGAGGCCCAGCACAAGAGGGGGTGGCCACTAGCCACCCGGATCAGCTTGGATTAAGACTAAGTCTGTGGCCAGGGGAGGACAGGGCAGGATGTCCGGCTCACCTGCAGGTTCTCAAAGTGGCCCAGGGACTTGCAGTGGGAGAGCTGTGCCCCTGAGTTGCTGTGATAGAACTTGTGGCAGATGCGGCAGATGTAGCCCATCACGGGCACCAGGAAGTCCACACCTGTAGGACGGGACGGCAGGGTCTGCACTCACATCCCTGTACCAGCAAGGTGTCCCTCCCTCTCTAGGTGCTCCCCAACCCTCTAGGCAGGAGCAGAAGAGAAGGCTTCCCAGCCAGAATGCCATGGCTGGGATATGGGAAGGTCATGTGGAGGCTGGGCCCAAGGGCCGAAGCTCCTGCAGGTGGGCTCAGAGCTGGGGCCTTACCATATGCAGTATTGGGGCTGTAGGTCTCCGAgcccttccactcctctctggATATATCTCTGGACCTCACCTGAAAACATGCAAGTGTGGGCCTCGGATCTGGCTTCCCCTTGACACCTCCCAGACACAGGTCAGGGGCCTAGAGACCACCAATGCCCTTGGACACACAGAATCCCCTTGATTTCCAAGAGGTAGTGGGTGGCGTTCTCTGAGCCTTTGCACATGGTGatcctgcctcccagagtgctctTCCCAATCTATTCTTTCTAGACTCTGTTCAACTagccccctcctccaggaagccctcctgctCCTACAGGCACCATAATCCACGCCAGGTGTGCCATCTGACATGTGTCATCTGACTGAATCCTCATAACAGCCCTCTATGGCTACACACATTTTActaagaagaaactgaggcccaaggacATTAACTCACTTGTCTAGGGTTGCACAGCTGGTTTGTGGAGGAGCTGGGCAGGGAACCCTGTAGGCCTAAGCCGTAGTTCACACTCTTAACCATGAGCCCCCTGCTAACTCCCTCAGGTCCTATCCAATACTGCAGTGACCTTGGTCCTAGGGAGTGGGTTTCAAGGGATCAAAGACTCTGCATTTCACCTGCTGGATGTGAGATAAGGTCATCTGACTCTGGCCGTGTCAGCCCTAGCAGGCCTAGCAGTGCCCTCCACCACTCACCAGGCAAACAAATGTGACTTCCAAGAAGG
The nucleotide sequence above comes from Pongo pygmaeus isolate AG05252 chromosome 13, NHGRI_mPonPyg2-v2.0_pri, whole genome shotgun sequence. Encoded proteins:
- the BBLN gene encoding bublin coiled-coil protein, with translation MSGPNGDLGMPVEAGAEGEEDGFGEAEYAAINSMLDQINSCLDHLEEKNDHLHARLQELLESNRQTRLEFQQQLGEAPSDASP